The genomic DNA AGTGCTTATTGGAGGATGCCATCCCGGGGATTGCCACTATGTTGAGGGAAATTACAAGGCAAGGCGAAGGGTTGAGATGATGAAAAGATTGCTTAAGGAAATGGGGATAAATCCAAAAAGATTGCGAATTGAGTGGATTTCAGCAACTGAAGGAAAGAAGTTTGCAAGCGTTGTTGAGGAGTTTGTTGAAGAAATAAGAAAACTCGGGCCGGTGAAAAAATGAAGATAGCAATGTATTGGGGAGCAGGTTGTGGGGGATGCGATGTTTCATTGCTTAGTTTGCATGAAAAGATACTTGACTTGCTTAAAGAAGTAGAGATAGTTTTCTGGCCATGTGCAATGGATTTCAAATATGAAGATGTGGAGAAGATGCAGGATGGAAGTATAGATATATGCTTCTATAACGGGGCAATAAGAACAGAGGAAAATGAGAAAATTGCAAAATTGCTCAGGAAAAAATCGAAAAAAATGGTTGCATATGGCTCATGCGCAATTGAGGGGTGTGTTATAGGACTTGCAAATTTATATAGGAGAGAGGAAATATTAAAAGAGGTTTATTCAAAAGATGTGCCGGGCGAGGAGCTTCCAGAATTTCTTCCATATTTAAAAACTCTTGAAGATGTAGTAAAGGTAGATGCTTCCATACCTGGATGCCCTCCTCCATCTCCAATTCTTGAAGATGCTTTGAATTCGTTGCTCGCTGGGAAACAATTTGGAAAAAATGTTGCACTATGCGATGAATGCCCACGCAAGGACAGCAAGCCAGATAAAATTGAAATAAATAAGATTTATAGATGGCATGAGAAAAAGGATAGTGGAGAATGCTTCCTTGCTCAGGGAATAATATGTATGGGTCCAGCAACAAGAGCCGGATGCAAGGCAGAATGCATCACTGCTAATATGCCATGCACAGGATGTGTTGGGGCGCTTCCAAAAGTTAGAGAGAGTGGCACATCAATGATTTCTGCAATTGCTTCAATAATTGGAAATAAAAATGAAGAGGAGGTTATTAACAGCATAAGAGATTATATTGGAACATTTTATAAATATTCGACTGCTAAGCTTCTTCCAGAAGGGAGGTTGAAAGATGAAAGTTAGTATTGATCCAATAACAAGGCTTGAAGGACATGGAAAAATAGATATATTTTTGGATGAAAATGGAAATGTTAGCAGTGCAAGGGTTC from Thermoplasmatales archaeon includes the following:
- a CDS encoding hydrogenase iron-sulfur subunit; translated protein: MSFEPKIVAFLCNWCSYAGADLAGVSRFKYPPNVVPIKVMCSGRVDAEFIIDAFRKGADGVLIGGCHPGDCHYVEGNYKARRRVEMMKRLLKEMGINPKRLRIEWISATEGKKFASVVEEFVEEIRKLGPVKK
- a CDS encoding oxidoreductase, coding for MKIAMYWGAGCGGCDVSLLSLHEKILDLLKEVEIVFWPCAMDFKYEDVEKMQDGSIDICFYNGAIRTEENEKIAKLLRKKSKKMVAYGSCAIEGCVIGLANLYRREEILKEVYSKDVPGEELPEFLPYLKTLEDVVKVDASIPGCPPPSPILEDALNSLLAGKQFGKNVALCDECPRKDSKPDKIEINKIYRWHEKKDSGECFLAQGIICMGPATRAGCKAECITANMPCTGCVGALPKVRESGTSMISAIASIIGNKNEEEVINSIRDYIGTFYKYSTAKLLPEGRLKDES